From the genome of Leptolyngbyaceae cyanobacterium:
CAAATTATTTGTTACGCATCGCTACCAAAAAAAAAGTACGGACTCTATCCGCTACTGCTGACCGAGCCCGCCTGCCGTTCCTCAAAGAAGAGAACACGAGAGAGGAGAACACTGAAAGTTAATATAACCCTTGTTGAGAAGAAATGTCAATACTATTGGGAATAATTTTCAATTGTTAGCACCGCTCCCCCGCTCCCCCGCTCCCCCGCTCCCCTGCTCCCCTGCTCCTCTGCTCATTACTTCGCCAAAATGTGTAAGCCCTAAAGATCGCGGAAAGGAGTATGATATTTCAGGTTTGATGCGCGATCGCAAATCTAAAATCGAAAATCTAAAATTCCTATGACTCTTCAGTTACGTGTCTACGTTCCGCCCCATCCTTTAGTCAAACACTGGCTAGGCGTTGCTCGTGATGTCCAAACGCCATCAGTACTATTCAAAAGTGCCATGACGGAACTGGGACGCTGGCTGACTTATGAAGCGGTAAGAGATTGGTTACCCACTATAGAAACTACCGTACAGACACCTTTAGCTGAATGTCCTGCCACGTTTGTCAATCCAGAAATACCCACAATCGTAGTACCGATTCTCCGGGCAGGATTGGCATTATTAGACGGAGCGCAAACAGTATTACCGTTAGCTTCTACTTATCATCTCGGCTTGGTGCGAAATGAAGAGACGCTAGAACCGAGTTGCTACTTGAACAAATTGCCAGCCCAGTTTAAACCGGAAACGCGAGTAGTCATCACCGAGCCGATGTTAGCAACAGGTGGATCGATTATGGCAGCGATGGCAGAATTAACTTCTCGCGGTATCGATCCTGCTCTGGTGCGGATTATTTCCGTGGTAGCGGCTCCCCCTGCTTTGCAAAAATTGAGTGTGGCTTATCCCGGCTTAATTGTTTACACCGCTACGATCGATGAAGGTTTAAACAGTCACGGTTACATCGTACCCGGTTTAGGAGATGCTGGAGATCGAGCCTTCGGTAC
Proteins encoded in this window:
- the upp gene encoding uracil phosphoribosyltransferase is translated as MTLQLRVYVPPHPLVKHWLGVARDVQTPSVLFKSAMTELGRWLTYEAVRDWLPTIETTVQTPLAECPATFVNPEIPTIVVPILRAGLALLDGAQTVLPLASTYHLGLVRNEETLEPSCYLNKLPAQFKPETRVVITEPMLATGGSIMAAMAELTSRGIDPALVRIISVVAAPPALQKLSVAYPGLIVYTATIDEGLNSHGYIVPGLGDAGDRAFGT